In the genome of Cryptomeria japonica chromosome 8, Sugi_1.0, whole genome shotgun sequence, one region contains:
- the LOC131066509 gene encoding subtilisin-like protease SBT2.2: MEDAEASSSKKCYCYWASLVIIWVFCCCCCFTDAALPGGEIVYIVMLRDSSLVHLKNASLITSLDRHNLKTGNLHKLHKSRHQRTGMNDYTSYLVRLQDSLLKRTFQRGTYKKLYSYHYLINGFSVLITPQQAETLATRPEVSRVIRDFPVHLSTTHTPDFLGLPKGAWVQYGGPEGAGEGIVIGFIDTGIDPKHPSFSDTGTKVYPIPAHFTGACEVTRDFPSGSCNRKLIGARHFAAAAIARGVFNASEDYASPYDGIGHGTHIASIAAGNYGISVIVSGHHFGNASGMAPRAHIAIYKALYSGFGGFAADVVAAIDQAAQDGVDILSLSITPGRPPPGIATFFNPIDMALLSAVKAGIFVVQAAGNTGPTPKSILSFSPWIFTVGAATHDRSYNNSIVLGNNLTISGVGLAPGTDDDDMFNLVAAVHAQKNGTDDMYANECQDPNILEEEIVEGNLLICSYTIRFVLGLSSVRRAVMTAKNLSAAGIVFYTDPFVVGFQMNPVPMMIPGVIIQSADNSKIFLKYYNDSIVRNESDRVLKFGGVARILGGMKANYSKTGPKLVYYSSRGPNLNNNLMDAADVLKPNIIAPGHLIWGAWSSVGTDSAEFEGENFAMLSGTSMAAPHIAGVAALVKQKYSNFNPAAIGSALSTTASVYDKQGSPIMAQHSFSNPDADLTPATPFDMGSGSVNPTAALDPGLIFNAGFDDYVAFLCSINGSAPLVLNYTGCVCKSDTGMGSDLNIPSITVGTLINSRTIQRSLTNIAASENYKVLWSPPWGVSVTITPFSFRADKGETKKLTIVLNATTNSTNPSFGRILLVGNNGHNLVIPLSVITKITQNSYT, translated from the exons ATGGAGGATGCAGAGGCTTCTTCCTCTAAGAAATGTTACTGTTATTGGGCTAGTTTGGTGATTATATGGGTTTTTTGTTGTTGCTGCTGCTTCACTGATGCAGCTCTGCCCGGAGGAGAGATTGTGTACATAGTTATGCTGAGAGACTCTTCTCTTGTGCACCTGAAGAATGCGAGCCTCATCACTAGCCTTGACAGGCACAATCTCAAGACTGGAAATTTGCACAAGCTGCATAAATCAAG GCATCAAAGGACAGGAATGAACGACTACACATCCTATCTCGTTAGACTACAGGACTCTCTTTTGAAGCGCACATTTCAGAGAGGAACTTACAAGAAACTCTACAGCTATCATTACCTGATCAATGGGTTTTCCGTTCTCATCACTCCCCAACAG GCAGAAACACTTGCAACAAGACCAGAGGTGTCTCGAGTGATAAGGGATTTCCCCGTCCACCTATCTACAACACATACCCCTGATTTTCTAGGCCTGCCAAAAGGAGCATGGGTTCAATATGGTGGACCAGAAGGCGCAGGAGAAGGAATTGTGATTGGATTTATTGATACAGGCATAGACCCCAAACACCCAAGCTTCTCAGACACAGGAACAAAAGTATACCCAATTCCTGCCCATTTTACGGGGGCTTGTGAGGTCACCAGAGATTTCCCTTCAGGATCATGTAACCGGAAGCTTATAGGAGCTCGCCATTTTGCGGCCGCTGCAATTGCAAGGGGTGTTTTCAATGCCTCTGAAGACTATGCCTCTCCTTACGATGGAATTGGTCACGGAac GCACATTGCATCCATAGCAGCTGGCAACTATGGCATCTCTGTTATTGTTAGTGGCCACCATTTCGGAAATGCAAGTGGCATGGCTCCTCGTGCACA CATTGCAATTTACAAGGCCTTGTATTCAGGCTTTGGAGGATTTGCAGCAGATGTTGTAGCTGCAATAGATCAG GCAGCTCAAGATGGGGTCGATATCCTGTCACTCTCAATTACACCTGGCAGGCCACCTCCTGGGATTGCAACcttcttcaacccaatagacatggCATTGTTATCTGCTGTGAAAGCTGGAATATTTGTTGTTCAAGCTGCAGGAAACACTGGGCCAACTCCAAAGAGCATTTTATCTTTCAGTCCATGGATATTCACAGTGGGAGCTGCTACCCATGATCGTAGTTATAACAATTCAATAGTTCTTGGCAACAATCTAACAATATCAGGAGTTGGGCTTGCAC CTGGGACAGACGATGATGATATGTTCAATCTAGTTGCCGCTGTCCATGCCCAAAAGAATGGAACTGATGATATGTATGCTAATGAATGCCAAGATCCCAATATCTTGGAAGAGGAAATTGTTGAAGGAAACCTCCTGATCTGTAGCTACACAATACGTTTTGTGCTTGGCCTATCTTCTGTGAGACGAGCAGTTATGACTGCAAAAAATTTGAGTGCTGCAGGAATTGTCTTCTACACAGATCCTTTTGTGGTTGGATTTCAGATGAATCCAGTTCCTATGATGATACCTGGTGTGATAATTCAATCTGCTGATAATTCCAAG ATTTTTCTGAAATACTACAATGATTCCATAGTCAGAAATGAATCAGACAGGGTACTGAAGTTTGGAGGAGTTGCAAGAATCCTTGGAGGAATGAAAGCTAATTACAGTAAAACTGGCCCTAAGTTAGTGTATTATTCTTCAAGAGGCCCCAATCTCAACAACAATTTAATGGATGCAGCAGACGTGTTGAAACCAAATATCATAGCTCCTGGGCATCTCATATGGGGTGCCTGGAGCTCTGTTGGCACTGATTCAGCCGAATTTGAAG GTGAAAATTTTGCAATGTTATCTGGGACAAGCATGGCAGCACCACATATAGCAGGAGTGGCAGCTCTTGTGAAACAGAAATATTCCAATTTCAACCCAGCAGCCATTGGTTCAGCATTATCCACCACTGCATCAGTCTATGACAAGCAAGGATCACCAATTATGGCACAGCATTCCTTCAGCAATCCTGATGCTGATCTGACTCCAGCCACCCCTTTTGACATGGGAAGTGGGTCTGTCAATCCAACTGCTGCTTTAGATCCAGGACTAATATTCAATGCAG GTTTCGATGATTATGTCGCATTCTTATGTAGCATAAATGGATCAGCACCATTGGTTCTCAATTACACTGGTTGTGTGTGTAAATCAGACACTGGAATGGGTTCTGATCTCAACATTCCTTCAATCACAGTGGGTACTTTGATTAATTCTCGTACCATTCAGAGGAGTCTTACAAATATTGCAGCTAGTGAAAACTACAAAGTTCTCTGGAGTCCACCATGGGGTGTGTCTGTTACTATTACGCCATTTTCATTCAGAGCTGACAAGGGGGAGACCAAGAAGCTTACAATAGTTCTTAATGCCACAACTAATAGTACTAACCCAAGCTTTGGAAGAATTCTTTTAGTTGGGAATAACGGACACAACTTAGTCATTCCCCTCTCAGTCATTACAAAGATCACACAAAACAGCTATACCTGA